A genome region from Gambusia affinis linkage group LG24, SWU_Gaff_1.0, whole genome shotgun sequence includes the following:
- the gpr137c gene encoding integral membrane protein GPR137C isoform X1, which translates to MFSPGEEVDSDLFTSLKESSGDAISPTLELSLTTVYTVLYSFLFVFVYLQLWLILHYGHKRFSYQSVFLFLCLLWAALRTTLFSFYFKNVVQANQLQPLAYWLLYCCPVCLQFFTLCLLNLYFTQVMFKAKAKYSPELTKYKVPLRLFFLCLSIFFLVVNLTCALLAQGALIHPDPPSDGGIRHAVLARVLINDSLFVLCAISLAVCIFKIAKMSSANVYLESKGTSVCQATAVGAVVILLYTSRACYNLVVVALSPQDRPSPFSYGWYSVSDQADVQVISGEGYIVFGIILFFWELLPTSLVVVFFRVQRPHQNLAPGGMINSHSFSSRAYFFDNPRRYDSDDDLSRSINSRSDRASLLSTTPQMVTSSWYGSIQRNGSLAPGVASAQQPPPSTAPLLFAQGNIQSHHHHHHNYYSTPQNNNYQHHQHSNYYSTPQNYYCGSQTYFCTPQN; encoded by the exons ATGTTTTCGCCAGGAGAGGAGGTCGATTCCGATTTGTTTACCTCTCTGAAGGAGTCATCCGGAGATGCGATCTCTCCAACACTGGAGCTCAGTTTGACCACCGTCTACACCGTCCTCTActctttcctctttgttttcGTCTACCTGCAGCTCTGGCTCATCCTGCATTACGGCCACAAGCGCTTCAGCTACCAGAGCGTGTTTTTGTTCCTGTGCCTGCTGTGGGCAGCGCTGCGGACGACTCTCTTCTCtttctactttaaaaatgtggtGCAGGCCAACCAGCTACAGCCTCTGGCCTACTGGCTGCTCTATTGCTGTCCCGTCTGCCTGCAGTTCTTCACACTCTGCCTGCTCAACCTCTACTTCACACAG GTGATGTTTAAAGCTAAAGCCAAGTATTCGCCTGAGCTCACCAAATACAA GGTTCCTCTGCGCTTGTTCTTTCTGTGTCTCAGTATATTTTTTCTGGTGGTCAATTTAACCTGCGCGTTGTTAGCTCAAGGAGCTCTGATTCACCCTGACCCACCGAG CGATGGGGGGATCAGACATGCAGTCTTGGCTCGAGTCCTGATTAACGACAGCCTGTTTGTCCTGTGTGCCATATCTCTTGCTGTGTGCATCTTCAAAATCGCCAAAATGTCTTCTGCCAACGTTTACCTCGAGTCAAAG GGAACATCAGTGTGCCAAGCGACCGCCGTAGGAGCCGTGGTGATTCTCCTCTATACTTCCAGAGCCTGCTACAACCTAGTGGTGGTGGCCCTGTCGCCGCAGGACAGACCCAGCCCCTTCAGCTATGGCTGGTACAGCGTCTCCGATCAG GCAGACGTACAGGTGATCAGCGGTGAGGGATACATTGTTTTTGGGATTATTTTGTTCTTCTGGGAGCTGCTGCCCACCAGTTTAGTGGTGGTTTTCTTCAGAGTCCAAAGGCCTCACCAAAACCTG GCGCCAGGCGGCATGATCAACAGCCACAGTTTCAGCTCTAGAGCTTATTTCTTTGACAACCCGCGACGGTACGACAGCGATGACGACCTGTCAAGGAGCATCAATAGCAGATCTGATCGGGCCAG TCTTCTGTCCACTACGCCTCAGATGGTAACGTCCAGCTGGTATGGCTCTATTCAACGCAATGGGAGTCTAGCACCGGGGGTGGCCTCCGCCCAGCAGCCACCTCCTTCCACGGCCCCACTCCTGTTTGCCCAAGGAAACATCCAGagtcaccatcatcaccatcacaaCTATTACTCAACCCCACAGAACAACAACTACCAACATCATCAACATAGTAACTATTATTCCACGCCGCAGAATTATTACTGCGGATCTCAGACATATTTCTGCACCCCACAAAATTAA
- the gpr137c gene encoding integral membrane protein GPR137C isoform X2: MFSPGEEVDSDLFTSLKESSGDAISPTLELSLTTVYTVLYSFLFVFVYLQLWLILHYGHKRFSYQSVFLFLCLLWAALRTTLFSFYFKNVVQANQLQPLAYWLLYCCPVCLQFFTLCLLNLYFTQVMFKAKAKYSPELTKYKVPLRLFFLCLSIFFLVVNLTCALLAQGALIHPDPPSDGGIRHAVLARVLINDSLFVLCAISLAVCIFKIAKMSSANVYLESKGTSVCQATAVGAVVILLYTSRACYNLVVVALSPQDRPSPFSYGWYSVSDQADVQVISGEGYIVFGIILFFWELLPTSLVVVFFRVQRPHQNLAPGGMINSHSFSSRAYFFDNPRRYDSDDDLSRSINSRSDRASLLSTTPQMVTSSWYGSIQRNGSLAPGVASAQQPPPSTAPLLFAQGNIQSHHHHHHNYYSTPQNNNYQHHQHTASTSVLFN, translated from the exons ATGTTTTCGCCAGGAGAGGAGGTCGATTCCGATTTGTTTACCTCTCTGAAGGAGTCATCCGGAGATGCGATCTCTCCAACACTGGAGCTCAGTTTGACCACCGTCTACACCGTCCTCTActctttcctctttgttttcGTCTACCTGCAGCTCTGGCTCATCCTGCATTACGGCCACAAGCGCTTCAGCTACCAGAGCGTGTTTTTGTTCCTGTGCCTGCTGTGGGCAGCGCTGCGGACGACTCTCTTCTCtttctactttaaaaatgtggtGCAGGCCAACCAGCTACAGCCTCTGGCCTACTGGCTGCTCTATTGCTGTCCCGTCTGCCTGCAGTTCTTCACACTCTGCCTGCTCAACCTCTACTTCACACAG GTGATGTTTAAAGCTAAAGCCAAGTATTCGCCTGAGCTCACCAAATACAA GGTTCCTCTGCGCTTGTTCTTTCTGTGTCTCAGTATATTTTTTCTGGTGGTCAATTTAACCTGCGCGTTGTTAGCTCAAGGAGCTCTGATTCACCCTGACCCACCGAG CGATGGGGGGATCAGACATGCAGTCTTGGCTCGAGTCCTGATTAACGACAGCCTGTTTGTCCTGTGTGCCATATCTCTTGCTGTGTGCATCTTCAAAATCGCCAAAATGTCTTCTGCCAACGTTTACCTCGAGTCAAAG GGAACATCAGTGTGCCAAGCGACCGCCGTAGGAGCCGTGGTGATTCTCCTCTATACTTCCAGAGCCTGCTACAACCTAGTGGTGGTGGCCCTGTCGCCGCAGGACAGACCCAGCCCCTTCAGCTATGGCTGGTACAGCGTCTCCGATCAG GCAGACGTACAGGTGATCAGCGGTGAGGGATACATTGTTTTTGGGATTATTTTGTTCTTCTGGGAGCTGCTGCCCACCAGTTTAGTGGTGGTTTTCTTCAGAGTCCAAAGGCCTCACCAAAACCTG GCGCCAGGCGGCATGATCAACAGCCACAGTTTCAGCTCTAGAGCTTATTTCTTTGACAACCCGCGACGGTACGACAGCGATGACGACCTGTCAAGGAGCATCAATAGCAGATCTGATCGGGCCAG TCTTCTGTCCACTACGCCTCAGATGGTAACGTCCAGCTGGTATGGCTCTATTCAACGCAATGGGAGTCTAGCACCGGGGGTGGCCTCCGCCCAGCAGCCACCTCCTTCCACGGCCCCACTCCTGTTTGCCCAAGGAAACATCCAGagtcaccatcatcaccatcacaaCTATTACTCAACCCCACAGAACAACAACTACCAACATCATCAACATA CTGCATCAACCTCAGTACTTTTCAATTAA
- the acp2 gene encoding lysosomal acid phosphatase isoform X1, producing the protein MVSTAALFLVSLASACEQVFAERQLIYATVLFRHGDRSPVRAFPTDPYQESSWPQGFGQLSQVGMKQHHELGQYLRSRYKDFLNESYIRHEILVRSTDVDRTLMSAEANLAGLYPPKGRQIFQPSLKWQPIPVHTVPQNEEKLLSFPLNDCPRYKQLMNETENTAEFINVTTKYRDFIEMVKNKTGLKAATVDSVWSVYDTLFCESRHNMSAPDWVTPGVMEKLKFLKDFGFQLLFGVYKQQEKSRLQGGLLLGEIVKNLTKMAAPHPQRQLKLMMLSAHDTTVVALQASLNVFNGKQAPYASCHIIELYRDDNGSASVSMFYRNDTSVQPYPVQLPGCAHVCPLEDFVRITKPFISDDRDKECQVPSKGRDRQVIIGLTLSGCLLLVLIAVLLGVLCRHKESNSNRGYHHVINQEAGEES; encoded by the exons ATGGTGTCCACCGCGGCTCTCTTTCTCGTCTCTTTGGCCTCTGCGTGTGAACAGGTTTTTGCTGAAAGACAGCTCATTTATGCTACAGTG TTGTTTCGACATGGTGACAGGTCACCAGTGAGAGCCTTTCCTACTGACCCTTATCAAGAAAGTTCCTGGCCTCAGGGCTTTGGTCAGCTGTCGCAG GTCGGGATGAAGCAGCACCATGAGCTGGGTCAGTATCTGCGGTCGCGGTACAAAGACTTCCTCAATGAATCCTACATCCGCCACGAG ATTTTAGTTCGCAGTACAGACGTTGATCGCACCTTGATGAGTGCTGAAGCCAACCTTGCAG GCCTCTACCCCCCTAAAGGTCGACAGATATTTCAACCCAGTTTAAAGTGGCAGCCCATACCGGTGCACACGGTACCGCAAAACGAAGAGAAG ctgctCTCATTTCCTTTGAACGACTGTCCTCGCTACAAACAGCTGATGAATGagactgaaaacacagcagaattTATCAACGTCACAACAAAATACCGG GACTTTATAGagatggtaaaaaataaaacagggcTGAAGGCAGCAACTGTGGATTCAGTGTGGAGTGTGTATGACACACTGTTCTGCGAG TCCCGACACAACATGTCCGCTCCAGACTGGGTCACTCCCGGCGTCATGGAGAAGCTCAAATTTCTGAAAGACTTTGGATTTCAG CTCCTATTCGGGGTTTACAAACAACAAGAGAAGAGTCGCCTGCAGGGAG GTCTCCTGCTGGGGGAAATTGTGAAGAATCTCACCAAGATGGCCGCCCCACACCCACAACGGCAATTAAAACTGATGATGCTCTCAGCG CATGACACAACCGTAGTTGCTCTTCAGGCCAGCTTGAATGTGTTCAACGGAAAGCAGGCGCCTTACGCCTCCTGCCACATAATTGAACTGTACAGGGACGACAATGG ATCTGCGTCCGTGTCGATGTTTTACCGCAACGACACCAGCGTGCAGCCGTACCCAGTCCAGTTGCCAGGTTGCGCTCATGTCTGCCCCCTAGAGGACTTTGTGAGGATCACAAAGCCGTTCATCTCAGACGACAGGGATAAGGAGTGTCAGGTGCCGTCAAAGGGGAGAGACAGAC AAGTGATCATCGGCCTGACCTTGTCCGGCTGCCTGCTCCTCGTCCTCATCGCCGTCCTCCTCGGAGTCCTTTGCCGACACAAGGAGTCCAATAGCAACAGGGGATACCACCATGTGATCAACCAGGAAGCCGGAGAGGAATCCTGA
- the acp2 gene encoding lysosomal acid phosphatase isoform X2, with translation MKQHHELGQYLRSRYKDFLNESYIRHEILVRSTDVDRTLMSAEANLAGLYPPKGRQIFQPSLKWQPIPVHTVPQNEEKLLSFPLNDCPRYKQLMNETENTAEFINVTTKYRDFIEMVKNKTGLKAATVDSVWSVYDTLFCESRHNMSAPDWVTPGVMEKLKFLKDFGFQLLFGVYKQQEKSRLQGGLLLGEIVKNLTKMAAPHPQRQLKLMMLSAHDTTVVALQASLNVFNGKQAPYASCHIIELYRDDNGSASVSMFYRNDTSVQPYPVQLPGCAHVCPLEDFVRITKPFISDDRDKECQVPSKGRDRQVIIGLTLSGCLLLVLIAVLLGVLCRHKESNSNRGYHHVINQEAGEES, from the exons ATGAAGCAGCACCATGAGCTGGGTCAGTATCTGCGGTCGCGGTACAAAGACTTCCTCAATGAATCCTACATCCGCCACGAG ATTTTAGTTCGCAGTACAGACGTTGATCGCACCTTGATGAGTGCTGAAGCCAACCTTGCAG GCCTCTACCCCCCTAAAGGTCGACAGATATTTCAACCCAGTTTAAAGTGGCAGCCCATACCGGTGCACACGGTACCGCAAAACGAAGAGAAG ctgctCTCATTTCCTTTGAACGACTGTCCTCGCTACAAACAGCTGATGAATGagactgaaaacacagcagaattTATCAACGTCACAACAAAATACCGG GACTTTATAGagatggtaaaaaataaaacagggcTGAAGGCAGCAACTGTGGATTCAGTGTGGAGTGTGTATGACACACTGTTCTGCGAG TCCCGACACAACATGTCCGCTCCAGACTGGGTCACTCCCGGCGTCATGGAGAAGCTCAAATTTCTGAAAGACTTTGGATTTCAG CTCCTATTCGGGGTTTACAAACAACAAGAGAAGAGTCGCCTGCAGGGAG GTCTCCTGCTGGGGGAAATTGTGAAGAATCTCACCAAGATGGCCGCCCCACACCCACAACGGCAATTAAAACTGATGATGCTCTCAGCG CATGACACAACCGTAGTTGCTCTTCAGGCCAGCTTGAATGTGTTCAACGGAAAGCAGGCGCCTTACGCCTCCTGCCACATAATTGAACTGTACAGGGACGACAATGG ATCTGCGTCCGTGTCGATGTTTTACCGCAACGACACCAGCGTGCAGCCGTACCCAGTCCAGTTGCCAGGTTGCGCTCATGTCTGCCCCCTAGAGGACTTTGTGAGGATCACAAAGCCGTTCATCTCAGACGACAGGGATAAGGAGTGTCAGGTGCCGTCAAAGGGGAGAGACAGAC AAGTGATCATCGGCCTGACCTTGTCCGGCTGCCTGCTCCTCGTCCTCATCGCCGTCCTCCTCGGAGTCCTTTGCCGACACAAGGAGTCCAATAGCAACAGGGGATACCACCATGTGATCAACCAGGAAGCCGGAGAGGAATCCTGA